A section of the Engystomops pustulosus chromosome 3, aEngPut4.maternal, whole genome shotgun sequence genome encodes:
- the LOC140122954 gene encoding angiopoietin-2-like yields MAARLLVSGFFWPLLHSTVALNDHSHQAPQYPAHGDSTLRGCGEYSNQVLANGKCKIIATLPLQDGYRCPDIFRCTEEVSYWLHENEERKQDILEMRELIAELQEELRNHRHRLRSLEHQPEVGSYNSSLGHKVQSLEIWASESSTLQRLQATFIYDIQAQVRNLSLMLDAATWNSTCPAPAPPGAPRPPQPAAMRQTRTCHSDCASVYHSGVRSSGVYTILPPGGGSPVHVFCDMETQGGGWTVIQRRRDGSISFNRTWREYSEGFGDLKGELWLGNENIHKITGRGGYSLRIDLEDWDGEHKYIQYRDFSIEDENSYFRLHVSGPSGTAEDSFAWYHNKRSFSSPGSGNLCADISHGGWWYYQCFYSNLNGVYHGGGRYVKGREVMGPDGIVWYSWKNTDYYSLKKVSMMIRPRTFHLHTSP; encoded by the exons ATGGCGGCTCGTCTCCTCGTGTCCGGCTTCTTCTGGCCATTGTTGCACAGCACGGTCGCTCTGAATGATCACTCTCATCAGGCACCCCAATACCCGGCCCATGGGGACTCCACACTGAGAGGATGTGGGGAATACAGTAATCAGGTGCTGGCCAATGGGAAGTGTAAGATCATCGCCACGCTGCCGCTACAAGATGGGTACCGCTGCCCCGATATCTTCCGCTGTACGGAAGAGGTGTCCTACTGGCTCCACGAGAacgaggagaggaaacaggacatCCTGGAGATGAGGGAGCTGATCGCAGAGctgcaggaggagctcaggaaccATAGACATCGTCTGAGGAGTCTAGAACATCAG CCTGAAGTGGGGAGCTACAACTCCTCCCTGGGGCACAAGGTGCAGAGCCTGGAGATATGGGCCAGTGAGAGCAGCACCCTACAGCGTCTGCAGGCCACCTTCATCTATGATATCCAGGCCCAGGTCCGAAACCTGTCCCTGATGCTGGATGCTGCCACATGGAACTCAACCTGTCCTGCCCCTGCCCCACCGGGGGCTCCGAGACCTCCACAGCCAGCGG CTATGAGGCAGACGCGGACGTGTCACTCGGACTGCGCCAGTGTGTACCACAGCGGTGTCCGCAGCTCGGGCGTCTATACCATACTGCCACCTGGTGGTGGGAGCCCAGTACACGTGTTCTGTGACATGGAGACACAAG GAGGGGGCTGGACGGTGATTCAGAGACGTCGGGATGGATCGATCAGCTTTAACCGCACCTGGAGAGAATACTCGGAAGGATTTGGAGACCTGAAGGGTGAATTGTGGCTGGGAAACGAGAATATCCACAAAATCACCGGCCGGGGCGGATACTCCCTGCGCATCGACCTGGAGGACTGGGATGGGGAACACAAGTATATCCAGTACAGAGACTTCAG CATAGAAGATGAGAACAGCTACTTCCGCCTCCACGTGTCCGGGCCCAGTGGGACCGCTGAGGACTCGTTTGCTTGGTACCACAATAAAAGAAGTTTCAGTTCCCCGGGGTCGGGGAATCTGTGTGCGGACATCTCTCATGGGGGCTGGTGGTACTATCAGTGCTTCTACTCCAACCTCAACGGTGTGTACCACGGG GGAGGGAGATATGTCAAAGGTCGCGAGGTGATGGGACCCGACGGCATTGTGTGGTACAGCTGGAAGAACACGGACTACTACTCCCTGAAGAAAGTCTCCATGATGATCCGGCCCAGAACGTTCCATCTGCACACATCCCCCTAA